Genomic DNA from Peribacillus simplex:
TGAATGAAGGATTTGCCATGAAGCTTGGAGAACTATTAATGAAGCTCGTCCGCCAATCATTTGAATAATTAGGATATCAGCGGTAATGAAGGCTGTATACATACACGTCAATCTATAAAATACGATCATATAGTGTACCAAGTTTTGAGCAAGGGATATCTTTTGCATTTTTTAAAACTTTTAGAATGGGGAGGTTCCGGTCTTGTATAAACAAAAAACCAAAGAAACTGACAGTAGTGTCATTGAGTTCATTGAGAACGTCGATAATCCAAAAAAGCGTGAAGATGCATATGAATTGTTGGATGTTTTCACCACAACGACAGGTTATGAGGCAAAGATGTGGGGACCGAGCATCATTGGGTTCGGTATCTACCATTATAAATATGAATCAGGTCACGAAGGAGATGCCCCCCTGGTAGGCTTTTCCCCTCGAAAAGCAAAAATCAGTTTATATTTTTCTCCAGGGGATAAAAAAAGGGAAGAATTATTACAGGCATTTGGAAAACACACTTCCGGAAAAGGGTGTGTGTACATCAATAAAGTGGCAGATATCGATATTAATGTATTGAAAGAATTGATTAATCAGTCTGTCAAGTTTTTGAGAGATAAGTACCCGGACAATGAAATATAATAGAATGTATGATCAATTTATAATTGTTTAAGAGGAACAAGAAAGCGAGTGGGAACGAAAATGAGAAAAATTAAAGTGGGCATAGTTGGGTACGGATTGTCAGGAGCAACATTTCACGCTCCATTACTAAGTGTTTTAGGGGAGTTTCAAATCACGAAAGTTGTCAGCTCCAAGAAGGAAAAAGTCCAAAAAGATCTGAAAGATGTGGAAGTGGTAAGCAGCTTAGAGGAAATTCTTGAAGACGCGTCCATTGATTTGGCTGTTATTACGACACCGAGTGGTTTGCATTATGAAATGGCCAAGCAATGCTTGTTAGCCGGGAAGCATGTCATCCTTGAAAAGCCGATGGTGGTGGAAGCATGGGAGGCAGAGGAGCTAATTAAGATTGCCGAGGAAAAGAATCTGCTATTAAGTGTCTATCATAACCGGAGATGGGATAATGACTTTTTGACCGTGAAAAAACTTATGGATGATGGAGTGCTTGGGGAAATCAATACATACCAAGTCCATTATGATCGATACAGGCCTGTGGTCAGGGATAGATGGAGGGAAAAACCAGGCCCGGGATCAGGCATGCTTTATGATTTAGGATCACATCTCATCGATCAAGCACTGCATTTGTTTGGATTGCCGCAATTCGTTTGGGCAGATGTATTTTCCCAAAAAGAAAATGCAGAAACGGATGATTATTTCCATGTGATATTAGGATATGAAAAGCTGAGAGTCATCTTGCATTCAGGCTCCATCGTTCCGAATAATGGACCGCGGTATCAGGTGCATGGAAGTAAAGGATCATTTATAAAGTACGGTCTTGATTGCCAAGAGGCTGCCCTAAGTGAAGGGAAAAAACCGATGGATGACTCTTGGGGTGCAGATGATCCCGAATTCTATGGTAAGCTGGTTACGGTTGAAGGAGAAAATGAGATACATGAAACCATTGAAACACTGCATGGTTCTTATTTAACGTATTATCAGGCAGTTGCCGATAGTATATTGAGCGGGAAAAAAGCTCCAGTCACTGCCCAAGAAGGGTTATCGGTCATTAAAATCATTGATGCGGCTTTTGAAAGCAGTAAAGGTAAGAAAGCCATTTATATTAAATGAAATTCAATTTCCCCTTATAACAATATGAATTGTTAAGCGGCCTTATTTTCAGAAATAAGGCCGCTTTTTATTTTGGTCAAATGCATGATTTTCCGGTTTATTTTGTAAATCAAAACTCCTGAATTCGATTGTTCCGCAAGAATTAGAGCTGTTTCCGCATGAAATTGGAGTGAATACTCGAGAGATTGGGGTTTACTCGTGAATTCGTGCCATTTACTCGTGAATTTGGAGCAAATACTCGTGAAATTCATACATTTACTCGTGAATTATCCCCTTTTACTCGTGAATTCAAATGTTACACAAGAATTAGAGCTGTTTACGCACGAAATTGGAGTGAATACTCGAGAGATTGAAGTATTTGAACTGGTGGATATACTGTTTTGGAGGATTTAAATTGATAAAATCATAATGAAAACCCCCGAATGGCGGCTGCTACTCGGGGGGCGTTAAGGTATAAAACTTGAAATGCCTTTTTAGCTCTAGGATAATGCCTTTGCATGAAGAGATCGCTTTTGCCAAGCCATGGTAATCAGCAAAGTAATGAATAAGAGGATAAGGCCCAACATGAACGGATAGGTAATGTGGACATCATACATCATTCCGGCAAGAGTAGGTCCGAGCACATTTCCGATGCTCATATATGCATTATTCATACCCATTGCAAAGCCCTGCTCATTTCCTGCCATCTTGGAAATCAGTGTGTTAAGAACTGGACGTAAGATGGAGGTGGAAAGGAAGATGACCAGTGAAATTAAAAAGAAAATCAGGTAACTTGAAGCAAATAGTGATAGCAGGAAACCGATGGCTGCAACACTGATAAAGATATTCAGCACATTCACTTCCCCGAAACGGTGTACAATCCGGTCGACGACAAACAGCTGTACAATTACACTGACGATACCGGTGGCTGTAACCATGACGGCGATGTCCTTAGGGCTTGAATTGAATTGATTATCAAGATAAAGACCAATGACAGATTCATATGCCATTAAGCCAAAGCTCATTACTAGAGTAATGATGAGTGGGATGAAATAGGGCATTTTCACGGATAGGGCAATCTTCCGAACCATCGTTTCGGTTTTTGCATCCATGGGTTGAGTAACCTGTGCCGTTTCGCTTTCTTTTAAAACAAAAATTGAAAATACCACAGCTGATAGGGATACCAACGCAGAAATCAAAAAGGGAAACTTCAAGCCAAAGTCAGCTAAAAAACCTCCAATTCCTGGACCGACTACAATTCCCAGTGACATGGCGGCAGATACTAAACTATTTCCTTTAGCGCGTTGATCAAATGTGGTGATATCGGCTACATAAGCAAAAATTGCGGGTATAAGCAAAGCTGCCCCGATCCCGCCAATGATGCGTGAAGCATATAATAACCAAATGGAATTGACTGCATAAAAAATAAACATGGATAATGTCAAACCGACCAATCCATAAATAATCATTTTTCTGCGCCCAAATTGGTCAGTCCATTTTCCGGCAATTGGTGAAAAGATAAGTTGTGCACCTGCGAAAATGGCAATCATTAGGCCAGCGGCGGTTCCTCCTTGATTAATGGAGGCAAGGTATGCTGGTAAAATGGGAATGATGATACCGAAACTTCCTATTGCTATAAACATATTGATCATGAGGATAATGATCTTTTTGCGTTGTTCTGCTGACATGGACAGCCTCTCTCTCTCTTTAAAAATCAATAACCAATTTAATTCGCATGGTTAATTTTTTGATACGTTAATTATGTTATAGTTTTAGATAGATAGTGTCAATAAGAAAGGATTGTCAAACATGCATTCAAGTGAATTGTATAATTTACATCTAGAAATCAAGGAATTAAGCAGCCTCTCACAGGAATTGGTGGAACCGTTATTGGTTAAATATGATTTAACTTCTGTACAGTACCGCGCATTGCAATTAATTGTCTTGACTGAATCCATAGCAGTTAAAGATGTTTCGAATCATTTAAAAATCAAACCTGCAGCAGGAACTGCACTAATTGACCGGCTTGAACGGAAGAAGTTGATTGAGAGGGTACACAGTGAGGATGATCGGCGGTTCGTTTTTATCCAATCCACCGAAAGTGGAAGGAAAACCTATCATTCCATAAATAAGGGTTTTGCCCAAATCTTTCGTGACTTTTACGGAGTCCTAAATGAAGAGGAAACGCAACGGCTCAAACAAATCGTCGGTAAACTTACCGAACATGCATCTTCTTGCATAGAGAATAAAATATAGTCTTCCTGACGTGTATAGTTTCCATTATAATAGAAAGAAGAGGGACATAATATTTTCTAAAGCAGTGAATCCCACTGTTTTTAGGGAGTTAATTATCAGAATAATTAAAAAATTTTATCCAAGTCAGTCCCCTGAGTATAACGTTATTCAATGATTCTTAAGAAATCCATTAAAGAAGATATGACTTTTGGAAAATGAATATGTATAAAAAATGGTAAGAAATTTTTTTCTCAATAACTCATCATGACGAACCAGGCAGAGGAAGTGTGCTGTAAGCAGAGAATCTCAAAAGAAGGAGATGGTAAAATGTTTTCCCCATTAACCCCAATGGATTGGAAGCGCAGGGCCGTAAAATATTATCCTCATAAAGTGGCAGTCATCGATGAAGAGAAAGAGTTTACATACAAGGAATTCGGGCAGCGGACAGATCAACTTTCCAAAGCACTGTATTCTTCGGGAATTGAAAAAGGCGACCATATTGCAGTAATGTTGCCAAATACGCATTATATGTTGGAATGTTTTTATGGCATTTGTCAAATGGGAGCGGTTATGGTTCCTTTGAATTATAGACTTGCTGCAGAGGATTTGGAATATATCATCAAGCATAGCGATTCAAAAATGTTGATTGTCGATGAAGAGTTCACCGCTCCGATCGAAAAGATCATTACTAGACTTTCCTTGGAAAAAATCATTATCGTCCATGTTGAAGGACATGAAACCACTTTACCTGGAATAGACTATGAAAATTTCATTTTGCATGCAATTGATGAAGCACTGCCAGAGGTTACAATCGATGAAAATCAACTTTTGACTATAAATTATACGAGTGGAACGACTTCAAAACCAAAAGGGGTAATGTTAACCCATCGCGGGAATTACATGAACGCCGCTAATTTCATTTATCACCTTGGAGTGAATCATGACGATGTATACTTACATACCCTGCCAATGTTTCACGCTAATGGCTGGGGAGGTGTATGGTCGGTAACGGCTACTGGCGGGACTCATGTATGTTTAAGGAAAGTCGATCCCCCTCTTATCCTCCAATTATTCGCCCATCATAATATTACATTATTATGTGGGGCACCTACTGTCGTCAATATGCTAGTGAATGATCCTAAAGCAAAAGAAACAAATATCAAAGTGCGCCCAAGGATGGCAACAGCAGGTGCACCTCCCGCAGCAGCGCTTATACAAAAGGCACAAGAAATCCTTGGCTTGAATATGATTCACGTATATGGATTAACAGAAACTTCCCCTTTCATCCTTTATAACGAGTGGAAGAATGAGTTTGAAGCTAAATCGGCGGACGAACAGGCAATAATAAAGGCAAGACAAGGAATTGAATTGGTTTTCAATGGGGAAACGATGGTAGTCAATCAAGATGGGAAAGAAGTCGCTTGGGATGGAAAAGAACTGGGGGAAATCATTACTCGCGGCAATGTTGTAATGGAAGGATATTATAAGGATCCGGAAAAGACGGCCGAAGCAATTAGGGATGGCTGGTTTCATACAGGAGATCTGGCAGTGACCTATCCTGATGGATATATTGAAATACAGGACAGGGCTAAGGATTTAATCATTTCCGGGGGAGAAAATATTTCTTCAACAGAGGTGGAAGGGGTATTGTATAAACATCCAGATGTTTTGGAGGCGGCGGTCATTGCCATCCCAGACGAAAAGTGGGGAGAAACGCCCAAGGCAATCATTGTGCTGCACCCCAATGCGGAAGTGACGGAAAATGAGATCATAACCTTTTGCCGCTCTAAAATGGCTCACTTTAAAGCACCCACAACAGTTGAATTCGTAGAGTCTTTACCGAAAACGGCAACAGGTAAGCTACAAAAATACCGTTTGAGGGAAATCCATTGGAAAGGAACGAAAAAGGTAAATTAAAGGCTTTCATTATAGGAACGGGACAATAGTAAAGGGTGTCATAATAAATTGATACAAAATTAAGTACGGCAAATAACAAGACCAAGAATGCTTTTAAAATAGCATTCTTGGTCTTTATTATTTTGGAAAGCACCATTTCCTCCGTATTACGTGGGAACCAGGTAGAGTAATTAACGAAGGCTTCCCAATGTAAGGTTTGACTTAGTGCAATAAGTATCCGTTATTTTAGGGTAAACTTGTTTTTTACCATTAGCATCGACTGATAGATGATAGGCGTGTTTTACCGGAAAAATAAACTGCCATTAAACTATAGGACTGCAAGCAAGTGTGATGCCAGTGCAGTATATGGGGAGTCAAATATGTAAACTAAGGAAAAAATTTTAAAACAGGTTAAAAGCATTATTTCTGGATAATTAGAGTAGAGGCTTACATCAATCGTTATTTTTTTAGGCTCTTTTCGTAATGATTGTTGTTTTTAAAACGAAACGATTTAAGGTTGATTGGAGCGCAAGTGCGAGACTCCTGCGGGAGCAGCGGGACAGGTGAGACCCCACAGGTGTTTACGCCGAGGAGGCTCACCGCCCGCCCCGCGGAAAGCGAGCATCTGGAGGGGAAATCAACCACACCGCTTTACTTGGTAAATAGCAACAAAGTATGCGAAAACAGCCTTTTTTTAACAATTCGTAAAGAATAGCACGGTAAATTTTAAAAAAACGAAATGAGATCACACTATAAGGAAGAAACTAATGAGCACATAGAAAAATAAGTGATAATCCATTAAAAATTCTGTAAATTTAAATCAAACATTATAACGTTATATTGATTAGTTCGACAAAATATGATAATCTATTTTTGTAAAGAGAAATGAAATGAATTCTTACACAATTCAGTGTAACCGTATACAAAGTACTTGCAATCGATAGGATGTACCGAAAAGGATGAGGGAAATGACAGATACGTTAGTTCTGAAGAATGTAAAGATGTTAGAGGGAAATGCAGCGGATATCATACTGGAAAATGGAATGATTAAAGAAATCGCACTTCCCGGAACTGCAACAGGGGATAAGATAATAGATTATGATCAAAAAGTTTTTGTTTCCAGCGGGTGGATTGATATGCATGTACATGCTTTCCCGGAATTCGATCCTTATGGTGATGAGGTTGATGAGATTGGATATAAAACTGGTGTAACAACGGTCATTGATGCGGGAAGCACGGGGGCAGATAGGATAGCTGATCTCGTTAACAGCTGTGAAAATTCCAAAACGAATGTTTTCGCCTTTCTGAATATTTCACGGATTGGCTTGAAAAGGATTGATGAGTTATCGGATATTTCATGGCTGGACGAAGAGGAATTAAGGAAGGCAATTTCCAAGTACGGGGATTTTGTCGTTGGGCTTAAAGCGAGAATAAGTAAAAGCGTGGTTGGCCCAAATGGTGTCGAGCCATTAAAAATCGCTAGGAAGTTCTCGGCTGAAAGTGGTTTGCCATTAATGGTCCATATCGGTTCAGGGCCGCCTGATATTAAAGAAGTCCTTGAATTACTTGAGGAAAAGGACATTATTACACATTTTTTAAATGGTAAAGCGAATAATTTATTTGATGAAAGAGAAGAGCCGCTTCCTGAGTTAAGTAAGGCAATTGAACGTGGTGTCCATTTGGATGTAGGTCATGGAACGGCAAGCTTTTCATTTAAAACTGCAGAAATGGCGAAAAAGCGGGGAATACGCTTTAATACGATCAGTACGGATATATATCGGAAAAACAGAGAGAATGGGCCAGTTTTTAATATGGCTAATGTGCTTACAAAATTTTTGTATCTGGGTTATCCATTAAAGGAAGTAATAGGTGCCGTTACGATCAATGCAGCAGCTTGGTTGCATAAACCCGAGCTTGGCAGGATTTCAGCAGGGGATACTGCGAACTTGACCTTATTCTCGATCAAGAATGAGCCGACCCTTTTAATCGATTCCGAAGGAGAAAAAAGGATGGCAGAAAAAAGAGTTGTCGTAAAAGGAGTGGTTATAAATGGAGAATTCATTGAATGCTAAATACGGTTTGAAAAGAGTCATAAATGCAAGCGGAAGAATGAGCATACTGGGGGTTTCTGCCCCAACTGACACAGTGATGGACGTGATGAAAAAAGGTGGGCAAAATTATGTTGAGATTTCTGATTTAGTCGATAAGTCAGGCCAGCATATAGCGAATTTGCTTCATTCCGAAGCAGCTGTCGTCGTAAACTCAGCATCGAGTGGAATTGTGCTTTCCGTAGCTGCGATCGTTACAGAAGGAAATAGAAGGAAAAGCGAAAGGCTTCATCAAGATCTCATACAAAAAAATGAAATCATCATGCTTAAAGGCCATAACGTTCAGTATGGTGCACCGGTTGAAACCATGATTTACCTAGGTGGCGGAAAATTGGTTGAAGTTGGGTATGCAAACGAAGGGAAGGCAGAACATATTGCGGATGCCATAAATGAAAATACTTCTGCCATTTTATACGTGAAATCGCATCATGCCGTTCAGAAAAATATGATATCGGTCGAAGAAGCATGGGAAGTGGCCAAAACGAATAATATCCCTCTGATTGTCGATGCAGCAGCGGAGGAGGATTTGGGAAAATATGTTCAATTCTCCGACTTGGCCATTTATAGTGGATCAAAAGCCATTGAAGGACCCACATCCGGTATCGTTGCTGGCAGAAAAAAATATATCGAATGGGTAAAGGTTCAATTGCACTGTATCGGAAGGAGCATGAAGGTTGGAAAGGAAACCACCTTTGGGCTGCTTC
This window encodes:
- a CDS encoding DUF1801 domain-containing protein, translating into MYKQKTKETDSSVIEFIENVDNPKKREDAYELLDVFTTTTGYEAKMWGPSIIGFGIYHYKYESGHEGDAPLVGFSPRKAKISLYFSPGDKKREELLQAFGKHTSGKGCVYINKVADIDINVLKELINQSVKFLRDKYPDNEI
- a CDS encoding amidohydrolase/deacetylase family metallohydrolase; this encodes MTDTLVLKNVKMLEGNAADIILENGMIKEIALPGTATGDKIIDYDQKVFVSSGWIDMHVHAFPEFDPYGDEVDEIGYKTGVTTVIDAGSTGADRIADLVNSCENSKTNVFAFLNISRIGLKRIDELSDISWLDEEELRKAISKYGDFVVGLKARISKSVVGPNGVEPLKIARKFSAESGLPLMVHIGSGPPDIKEVLELLEEKDIITHFLNGKANNLFDEREEPLPELSKAIERGVHLDVGHGTASFSFKTAEMAKKRGIRFNTISTDIYRKNRENGPVFNMANVLTKFLYLGYPLKEVIGAVTINAAAWLHKPELGRISAGDTANLTLFSIKNEPTLLIDSEGEKRMAEKRVVVKGVVINGEFIEC
- a CDS encoding DgaE family pyridoxal phosphate-dependent ammonia lyase; translated protein: MENSLNAKYGLKRVINASGRMSILGVSAPTDTVMDVMKKGGQNYVEISDLVDKSGQHIANLLHSEAAVVVNSASSGIVLSVAAIVTEGNRRKSERLHQDLIQKNEIIMLKGHNVQYGAPVETMIYLGGGKLVEVGYANEGKAEHIADAINENTSAILYVKSHHAVQKNMISVEEAWEVAKTNNIPLIVDAAAEEDLGKYVQFSDLAIYSGSKAIEGPTSGIVAGRKKYIEWVKVQLHCIGRSMKVGKETTFGLLQALDEYFDKTDNSEKEKASLQVLTSLESIEGVKVTIVQDEAGRAIYRARISIDPLITETTAKEVNEQLRNGDIAIYTRDYGIRQGFFDIDPRPLQGDDIHVIEAQLSTILGGKQG
- a CDS encoding oxidoreductase — translated: MRKIKVGIVGYGLSGATFHAPLLSVLGEFQITKVVSSKKEKVQKDLKDVEVVSSLEEILEDASIDLAVITTPSGLHYEMAKQCLLAGKHVILEKPMVVEAWEAEELIKIAEEKNLLLSVYHNRRWDNDFLTVKKLMDDGVLGEINTYQVHYDRYRPVVRDRWREKPGPGSGMLYDLGSHLIDQALHLFGLPQFVWADVFSQKENAETDDYFHVILGYEKLRVILHSGSIVPNNGPRYQVHGSKGSFIKYGLDCQEAALSEGKKPMDDSWGADDPEFYGKLVTVEGENEIHETIETLHGSYLTYYQAVADSILSGKKAPVTAQEGLSVIKIIDAAFESSKGKKAIYIK
- a CDS encoding long-chain-fatty-acid--CoA ligase — translated: MFSPLTPMDWKRRAVKYYPHKVAVIDEEKEFTYKEFGQRTDQLSKALYSSGIEKGDHIAVMLPNTHYMLECFYGICQMGAVMVPLNYRLAAEDLEYIIKHSDSKMLIVDEEFTAPIEKIITRLSLEKIIIVHVEGHETTLPGIDYENFILHAIDEALPEVTIDENQLLTINYTSGTTSKPKGVMLTHRGNYMNAANFIYHLGVNHDDVYLHTLPMFHANGWGGVWSVTATGGTHVCLRKVDPPLILQLFAHHNITLLCGAPTVVNMLVNDPKAKETNIKVRPRMATAGAPPAAALIQKAQEILGLNMIHVYGLTETSPFILYNEWKNEFEAKSADEQAIIKARQGIELVFNGETMVVNQDGKEVAWDGKELGEIITRGNVVMEGYYKDPEKTAEAIRDGWFHTGDLAVTYPDGYIEIQDRAKDLIISGGENISSTEVEGVLYKHPDVLEAAVIAIPDEKWGETPKAIIVLHPNAEVTENEIITFCRSKMAHFKAPTTVEFVESLPKTATGKLQKYRLREIHWKGTKKVN
- a CDS encoding MarR family winged helix-turn-helix transcriptional regulator → MHSSELYNLHLEIKELSSLSQELVEPLLVKYDLTSVQYRALQLIVLTESIAVKDVSNHLKIKPAAGTALIDRLERKKLIERVHSEDDRRFVFIQSTESGRKTYHSINKGFAQIFRDFYGVLNEEETQRLKQIVGKLTEHASSCIENKI
- a CDS encoding MFS transporter, whose translation is MSAEQRKKIIILMINMFIAIGSFGIIIPILPAYLASINQGGTAAGLMIAIFAGAQLIFSPIAGKWTDQFGRRKMIIYGLVGLTLSMFIFYAVNSIWLLYASRIIGGIGAALLIPAIFAYVADITTFDQRAKGNSLVSAAMSLGIVVGPGIGGFLADFGLKFPFLISALVSLSAVVFSIFVLKESETAQVTQPMDAKTETMVRKIALSVKMPYFIPLIITLVMSFGLMAYESVIGLYLDNQFNSSPKDIAVMVTATGIVSVIVQLFVVDRIVHRFGEVNVLNIFISVAAIGFLLSLFASSYLIFFLISLVIFLSTSILRPVLNTLISKMAGNEQGFAMGMNNAYMSIGNVLGPTLAGMMYDVHITYPFMLGLILLFITLLITMAWQKRSLHAKALS